TTTAAATCTAAAATTTCCCAAAACGCCTTTATCGAATGGGAAGAAGTGTATACCGATAATTTCTATGGCACACTGAAATCGGAAATTGAACGCATTTGGTCGCACGGTAAACATGTGATTTTCGATGTAGATGTAGTCGGTGGACTCAATCTGAAAAAAGCATTTGGTCACCGCGCCTTATCGATCTTTGTAAAGGCACCCAGTCTGGCACATTTGGAAGAACGATTAAAATCCAGATCCACCGAAACACCGGAAAGTATTGCGCGCCGAATGGGAAAAGCAGAAAAAGAAATGGCCTATTCCGAAAAATTCGATCACGTTTTATTAAATGATAACCTGGAACGCGCCTTTGCGGAAGCAGAACAGGTTGTTCGAAATTTCTTACAAGGATGAACATCGGACTTTATTTCGGAACCTTCAATCCCATTCACGTTGGCCATTTAATCATCGCCAACCACATGGCCGATTACACGGAACTGGATAAAGTATGGCTGGTGGTTTCACCGCAAAACCCGCTGAAAGAAAAAAATTCGATGTTGCCCGATTATCATCGGCTGGCTTTGGTAAAAACAGCAATTGAAGATAATCCCAATCTATTAGCGAGCGACATTGAATTTGAATTACCCAAGCCGTCCTATACAGTTGCGACACTTGCCTACCTCGAAGAAAAATTTCCGCAACATGAGTTTTCATTGATTATGGGAGAAGATAATCTGAGAACCTTCCATAAATGGAAAAATCATGAACACATTATTTCCAGACATAAACTCTACGTTTATCCACGGGTTTTAACCGAATCGGAAATCGATGAACTCAAGGAATTTCATATCGACAGTCCATTCTTAAATCACCCCAATGTAATTATGTGTGATGCCCCGGTGATGAAAGTATCTTCCAGTTTCATCCGAAAAGCCATCCGCGATAAAAAAGATGTACGATATCTCTTAACCGATCCTGTTCATCGCTACATTAAGGAAATGCATTTTTACGAAAAATAAAAAGTCCCGTCGTTTGACAGGACTTTTTTGATTAATTCAATTAATTATTAAATCATATCCAGCACGCGAAGCAATGCCAATACCACAGCGATTAACCATAATCCGCCATAGTAACCGGCATATCCAAAAAACAATCCTCCACCTAAAATGCAAAGAATTAAGGTTAACCAAAATAATCCGGTAACCGAACCATCTTTCAGATAAACGGCTAATGGTGGAATTAAAAAAGCAAGAATAATCATCAATACAAACATTGCATCTGCATCTGCAGTTACATCTCTTGAAGTACTTTCTTTTACCGATTCAACAGCAGCAGGATTAGATTCCTGGTTGGAAGTTTCATTCACCACCGCATCGGTAGTTACCACTTCGTTTGAAGTAGTATTGATTTCCACTTCTGAATTTCCTTCTTTGTTCACGATCACCGATTCGGTAATTACTGCTGCCTTTTTTTCTTCTGCAATAGAAGCTTTCACCACTTCTTCATTGGCAGATTGCGAAAACACAACTTTATCTTCTTTCGATTTTTCATAAGGAACTTCTTGTTCAGCTTGTACTGATCCAACTTTCACCCAGCTTCTGTTACCGTAACGCGAATGAGTAAAACGCGAAGAACCGCATGACACGAGAATTGCCGACAGCAAAACCAATGCAGAAATTTTAGAAATCAATTTAGTCATAGTGTGTTGTTTTTATTTTAAAACCATAGAAACGATGGATTCGAAAATTCCTCTTCCATCGGTATTTTTTAACTCAGGATCGGAAGCGCGTTCAGGATGCGGCATCATGCCAAACACATTCTTTTTCGCATTGCATACGCCGGCAATGTTTTCCAACGAACCATTCGGATTAGCTGCTTCAGTAATGTTTCCTTCAGCATCGCAATAGCGAAATAAAATCTGATCGTTTTTTTTCATGGATGCAAGTGTATCGGCATCGCAGAAATAATTTCCTTCACCGTGTGCAATCGGAATTTTATAGGCTTTCTTAAGGTCCAGCGCAGAAGTCACCAGTGAATCGGTGGTTTGGGGACGCATATAAATATTCTTAGAGATAAAGCGGCGATCGGTATTGTGCAACAAAGCTCCTGGCACCAGATGGGCCTCGGTTAAAATCTGAAATCCGTTACATACCCCCATCAGATAACCTCCTTTTTCTGCGTGATCAATCACCTTATCCATAATGGGAGAAAAGCGGGCGATAGCACCGGAGCGGAGATAATCTCCATAAGAGAATCCGCCTGGCAATACGATGAAATCACAACCTTTCAAATCGCGGTCTTTATGCCATAAGCGTTCAACTTTTTGTCCCATAATGGTAGAAAGAACATAAACCATGTCCTCATCACAATTGGATCCCGGGAAAACAACAACACCAAATTTCATGGAGATAATTTTTTACAAAACTAAGGATTTAAGAGAGAATAGCCAGACGAAAATCCGACTGTGAAAAAAAATCACCCGAGGGGTGCAATTCGCGACAATAGAAATAATCCAATGGCCGCATAAAAGAGTAAATCTGTAAGCCACTGAAAGGCAGAATGCACCAGCAAAAAGGAGATGGAAAGGGCAAAGGGTATCACCAATAATTGCATCCCATTACCAACATACATGGCGTTCACCGTAATGGAAATCAGAATCATGATAATGAAAAAATAAAGCAACACCTGTCGCTGCCTGCGCACCCGGATGATGCTTCCGCTAAATCTTCCCAATAGGGAAAATAGTCCCAACACCACCATTACCAGCAGAAAAATGGAAAACATCATCGTACTGCGATCCGCGCCCAGTGGATTGGTGGTCCAATGCTCCATTTCAAATTGCGGCACTACAATTGACCATTGTCCGTACACGGCAAAATAAATCGCCTCGAAGGTCCACCACGGAAATAAAAACGCAATGATAAACAAGAGCCACTCGCGCCAGTAAAACGTTTTAAGGGTGTTCATGGCCAGCAAAGCCCATGCGACCAGCGGAACAACATA
This Flavobacteriales bacterium DNA region includes the following protein-coding sequences:
- the gmk gene encoding guanylate kinase, which produces MEGKCIIFSAPSGAGKTTIVHHLLSLDLGLEFSVSACSRAMRHNEKNGVDYYFLSVEEFKSKISQNAFIEWEEVYTDNFYGTLKSEIERIWSHGKHVIFDVDVVGGLNLKKAFGHRALSIFVKAPSLAHLEERLKSRSTETPESIARRMGKAEKEMAYSEKFDHVLLNDNLERAFAEAEQVVRNFLQG
- a CDS encoding nicotinate-nucleotide adenylyltransferase: MNIGLYFGTFNPIHVGHLIIANHMADYTELDKVWLVVSPQNPLKEKNSMLPDYHRLALVKTAIEDNPNLLASDIEFELPKPSYTVATLAYLEEKFPQHEFSLIMGEDNLRTFHKWKNHEHIISRHKLYVYPRVLTESEIDELKEFHIDSPFLNHPNVIMCDAPVMKVSSSFIRKAIRDKKDVRYLLTDPVHRYIKEMHFYEK
- a CDS encoding YqaE/Pmp3 family membrane protein: MTKLISKISALVLLSAILVSCGSSRFTHSRYGNRSWVKVGSVQAEQEVPYEKSKEDKVVFSQSANEEVVKASIAEEKKAAVITESVIVNKEGNSEVEINTTSNEVVTTDAVVNETSNQESNPAAVESVKESTSRDVTADADAMFVLMIILAFLIPPLAVYLKDGSVTGLFWLTLILCILGGGLFFGYAGYYGGLWLIAVVLALLRVLDMI
- the purQ gene encoding phosphoribosylformylglycinamidine synthase subunit PurQ, coding for MKFGVVVFPGSNCDEDMVYVLSTIMGQKVERLWHKDRDLKGCDFIVLPGGFSYGDYLRSGAIARFSPIMDKVIDHAEKGGYLMGVCNGFQILTEAHLVPGALLHNTDRRFISKNIYMRPQTTDSLVTSALDLKKAYKIPIAHGEGNYFCDADTLASMKKNDQILFRYCDAEGNITEAANPNGSLENIAGVCNAKKNVFGMMPHPERASDPELKNTDGRGIFESIVSMVLK